The genomic stretch CTTTTCTCTTAACTGTAACGCATATTCAGAGGACTTACTCCTTCTCTGTCCGTGCTGTCCGGGGGCATAACTCCTTTTATCAAAGGCACATTTATCTGTATAGCACCTATCTCCTTTAAGGAAGAGTTTCAAACCTTCCCGTCTACAAAACTTGCAAACTGCCTCAATATGTCTTGCCAATTCTTCCTCCCTTGTCGCTTCGCTTCATTGCAAAATGCAAAGTGCAAATTTTAAATTGAAAAATATCCTTAATTTTGCATTCTACATTTTACAATTTACAATTATTATTTAAACCCTTCTCCTTTTTGGCGGCCTGCACCCATTGTGCGGAATGGGTGTTACATCTCTTATAATATTGATTGTAAAACCTGCTGCCTGCAAAGAACGAAGCGCAGATTCTCTGCCTGCACCGGGCCCTTTGACATACACATCAACAGTTCTGACACCATATTCCTGAGCCTTTTTGGCTGCTACATCTGCAGTAATCTGTGCTGCAAAAGGTGTCCCCTTTCTGGAACCCTTAAAACCCTGTGCACCAGCGCTTGCCCCAGCAATAACATTTCCGTTTACATCTGTAACTGTAACCATCGTATTATTGAATGTAGATTGAATATGGACAATACCTTTTGATATACCCTTTTTCTCTTTTTTTGCCTTTGCCATCAAACCTCCATGTCGCTTCGCTCCATTGTCCAATGGAAATTGTAAAAACTTCAAACCTGAAAGGTTTGAGTTACAACCGTAACTCAAGGCTTTAGCCTTGAGGCTTTTTGCAATTTACAATTCAACATTCTTTAGAATGTTGTTATACCTCTTTTTTCCTGACCGACACTGTTTTTCTTGGTCCTTTTCTTGTCCTTGCATTTGTATGTGTCCTCTGCCCCCTTACAGGCAGTCCTTTTCTGTGCCGCAGTCCTCTGTATGCCCCTATATCCATAAGTCTCTTTATATTCATAGCAACTTCTCTGCGAAGGTCTCCTTCTACCCTATGGTCTCTGTCAATTATCTTTCTTATGTTTGCAACCTGCGACTCTGAAAGGTTTTGTGTCCTCGTATTGATATCAACCCCAGCCTCTTTAAGGATATTCCTTGATGTTGTCATACCTATACCATAAAGATAGGTAAGGGCAATCTCTATCCTTCTATTTTTGGGTAAATCTACGCCTGCAATCCTTGCCAATTTTACCTCCGTTTTTCAGTATCAGTGTCAGTGATTAGTGTCAGTAAATGGTTTTTTAATCTTTTTACTGTCACTGACACTATTCACTGACACTGATACCTGCCTTATCCTTGTCTTTGCTTGTGTTTGGGTGTTTCGCATACAACCCTCACAACACCTTTCCGCCTTATTACCTTACATTTGTTGCATATCTTTTTTACCGAACTTCTGACCTTCACCCCGTTAGACCTCCTCTTAACTACGGGCTATAGGCGATGGGCTAGAGGCTATGGGTTTTACTCTTACCTATTGCCTATAGCCTATTACCTATCGCCTGTTTTTTTATTTCGCCCTATATATTATCCTTCCCCTTGTTAAATCATAGGGTGATAATTCTACAGTCACCTTATCCCCCGGAAGTATCTTTATAAAATGCATCCGCATCTTTCCTGAGACATGTGCCAGAACCATATGCTTGTTTTCCAGTTCCACCCTAAACATGGCATTTGGCAGTGTTTCTCGGACAGTACCTTCAACTTGTATTGATCCTTCTTTAGCCATATCTCATTGAGTTACAGAGTTTAAGGAGTTTAGGAGTTTAAGAGTTAAGGAGTAAAAGCAAAAACTCCTTAACTCCTCAACTCCTAAAGTTTGCTCAGTATATAAGCACCATTTTCTGTTATTGCTACCGAATGTTCAAAATGCGCTGACAGGCTGCCATCCTTTGTAACTGCTGTCCAGCCATCCTTCAGGACAACAACATCGCTTCCACCTGCATTTATCATCGGCTCTATGGCAAGCACCATGCCTGCCTTTAATCTTATACCCTTACTTCTTTTTCCAAAATTTGGCACCTGCGGCGCCTCATGAAGACTCTGTCCAATGCCGTGCCCTACAAAATCCCTTACCACTGAAAAACCATTTTTCTCAACATACTCCTGAATTGATGCACCTATATCAAACAATCTATTCCCAACCTTTGCCT from Deltaproteobacteria bacterium encodes the following:
- the rpsK gene encoding 30S ribosomal protein S11; translated protein: MAKAKKEKKGISKGIVHIQSTFNNTMVTVTDVNGNVIAGASAGAQGFKGSRKGTPFAAQITADVAAKKAQEYGVRTVDVYVKGPGAGRESALRSLQAAGFTINIIRDVTPIPHNGCRPPKRRRV
- the rpsM gene encoding 30S ribosomal protein S13, with product MARIAGVDLPKNRRIEIALTYLYGIGMTTSRNILKEAGVDINTRTQNLSESQVANIRKIIDRDHRVEGDLRREVAMNIKRLMDIGAYRGLRHRKGLPVRGQRTHTNARTRKGPRKTVSVRKKEV
- the rpmJ gene encoding 50S ribosomal protein L36 is translated as MKVRSSVKKICNKCKVIRRKGVVRVVCETPKHKQRQG
- the infA gene encoding translation initiation factor IF-1; its protein translation is MAKEGSIQVEGTVRETLPNAMFRVELENKHMVLAHVSGKMRMHFIKILPGDKVTVELSPYDLTRGRIIYRAK